The genome window TACTTTGGCACAGGCTTTGATAGAGGGAACAATTTTCGGAGATAATATTGGCGGTTAACAGCCAGTGCTATAATTATAAGCTGATCATTTTGATAGTTATCCATGAGTATCCCCATCCAACGTCAATACAATTCCCCTAACTGCACATTCTCTTTACATGGTTTTAGTGATGATAGTAGTAATCTGTCTAATGGTGTCCCCATAATGACGGTTTTAACTGAAGCTAAGTGTCAAATTTTGGGTAATCCTACGGTGTTGAGTGGAGGGGTTACTTTTGTGGCTAATTTGCTTCGCGCAGTTAGTGCTTATGGACAGGAATTGTTGAGTGGGTTAACTCATTCTTGGACAGCGGATGATGAGAATGATTATATTTATTTGCGTAAAATTCCTCAGAAAAATCGCCATGTTTTGGTATGGCAGGAAAAAAAGGAGGATACGGAAAATCAGTTGGAGATTGAGTTAAGCACTGTACAGTTATTTGATTTATTGGAAACTTTGGATCAGTTTTTGGCGGATAGTTCGACTTTACCTCATTTGAATGATAGTCTTTCCCCTGTGTCTCGTCGTTATCGTCAGATGGAGGTTTCTTTGGTGGAGCAATCAACCCCCGCAGTGTTTGGTTTAGCAGGGTTTGCCCTGAGTGCGATCGCCCTTTTCCTCATTCCTCTACCTAACGAAATTAGTGACCCAAATCTTGAGCCTACTCCCCCAAGGGAAGAAAATATAGAGTTAGAGCAAGAGTTGCCCCTAGAGCCTCCCGCAGTAGAATAGTAAGAAAGAATACCATGAAAGTAATTTTAATTAGTGGTGCAAGTAGAGGTATCGGTTTAAAAGTTGCTGAACAATTAATAAAGGAAAATTATTGCCTCAGTCTTGGGGTGAGAAATCCTGCTGATTTGGATAATAGTGTTTTTGTTAACCATGAAAGGGTGCTAATTCATCCCTACGAAGCTACCAATAAACAATCTCCTCTGGATTGGGTAAAAGCTACCGTTGATAAGTTTGGAAGCATTGATGGGGTGATTAACTGTGCAGGAATTTTGAAAAAAGTACAGTTTGAGGATGATAACGAGGAAGAGTTAGATAGTCTTTGGGAAATTAATGTTAAAGCCCCTTGGCGACTCACTAGGGCGGCTTTTCCCTATCTGAAACAGTCAGGGGAAGGAAGAATCATTAATCTTGTATCCATGTCGGGAAAAAGGGTAAAAGGTACTTTGGCAGGGTATTCCGCCAGTAAGTTTGCTTTTCTTGCCCTCAGTCAGAGTATGCGCAATGTAGGCTGGGATGATGGTATTCGAGCAACGGCAATTTGTCCTAGTTTTGTCAACACAGATATGGTAAAAGAAGTTAATCTTGCTCCTCAAATGATGACTCAGCCCGAAGATGTTGCCAAGGTAATTAGTACCGTTTTAAGTTTACCAAATACCGCTTATATTGGCGAAGTTTTAATTAATTTTGGTTTAGAAAAATAAGACATTTAGGGGCGATCGCCCCTAGTAATTTAGATGAAAATATAGCTTTAAAAAAACTTAAAATATTTATTCAATAAAATTTCAAGAATTATAATAACAAGAATATAAAACAAAGAATCTGGTATTATTTTATAGCCAAAAAACTACACCTTAATAAAATAAAGCTAACCCTCTATTTAGTTTTTTAAACGTGTTTGGGTAGTAGTTAACAACTCCGCTGGAGTAACCTGTAAATTATAAGCAATCCAACTAAAGCCACCAATAAAAACAGCAAAAGAAGCAACTAACGCTCCTGTCAAAACCCTTACCCTTCCTCGTAAAGACTTAATTTGCGTCTGTGCTGGTAAAGCCAAATCTTCCACAATTTCCACCTCTGTGCCTTTCGATTCAGGAAACTCCACCAAAGTATAAAGCCAATCCGTAATCAACTGAGGGCATTTTGGTTGTAAATATAATTTACAGCCCAGATATTTTGCCACAGGACGAGGAAAACGACTAATATATTTTAAAGTAGAGTTAATGCCCCACAAAGGACAGTATTTATTTATTAAATTAAGAGTTGCTATGTCATAGAGACAACCAATAATAGCTTTAGCACTGGCTTCTTCTCTTTTAAATAACTGTTCTAACAAAACTAAAATTTCTCTCAGCTTTTCTTCTTCCTGTTGATATTCTTTTAAAGTTTTTTTCTTACTCATGGGATGATTAATAATTATTATTGCTTACCCGATCTTAACACCATCTTTATATGGTAAGTAACTTACTTTGTGATAAAAATTACAACATATTTGATGGTCGGATGAATATTGTACAAAATATTTTCATTTCAGAAATAGTATGATGTAAACATTTACGATAAAAAACAAACTATTATTATCAAATATTTAAAACAGATTTTATTTAAAAATCAACTATATTATTCAGCTATTTAAAAACACAAATAACAATAATACTTAAAGTCTATCTAATAGTTCTTGCTTTTTTTTATTAAATTCTTCTTCAGACAAAATACCTTGTTCTTTTAACTTTCCTAGCTTTTCCAAAGATTCAAAAATATTTAACGCCTCATCCTTATTCTTTTCTTCCAAATCAGAAACATAAGACTTTCCCCGATTGTATGCTGACTCATAAGCCTTTTTAGCGTTTTCGAGGTCAAAATTTAATAATGAGCCTGACTCAGAGAAAATATTAACAGCAACCTGCCCCACCGCATAGGTAGAAGCCCCAGAAGTTACAGACATAGAAGCACCGCCAATGATACTACCAATACCTGGAATCGCCTTAATAAAACTTGAACCTAAACTGGCCAAAGTAGTACCACTGAGTGCAGAAACAAAGGTTTTACCCATGTTTTGAGAGTAACTCACCCCGTATAGATTCGCTAATTGTTGCAACATTTCTAGTTGAATGGCAGTAACGGCGGCAAAATCGACTAAAGGTAAAGGTATTAAACCTCCTCCCATAGCCCAAAGTACATGGGTACGAATAATTTTTTCGGCTTCCAATTTTTGACTCATGGTTTGACCCCCAATTTTATCTTTAATCTTATCTCAAGTTTTAGGGCGTGTCATCAAATAGAAGAGAATAACAGATAAAATAAGGATGATAGTAATTGTGACAAAAGTGAGGATATGGTAGAGATGCGCAGGTATGGTTTGAGAGACGATCAATGGGAAAAAATTAAAGATTTATTACCGGGTCGATTTGGTACAGTGGGAGTCACCGCCAAAGATAATCGACTTTTTGTCGAAGCGGTATTGTACAGGTATCGAGCTGGTATTCCTTGGCGAGATTTACCTAGTCG of Cyanobacterium sp. HL-69 contains these proteins:
- a CDS encoding Agropine synthesis reductase, translating into MKVILISGASRGIGLKVAEQLIKENYCLSLGVRNPADLDNSVFVNHERVLIHPYEATNKQSPLDWVKATVDKFGSIDGVINCAGILKKVQFEDDNEEELDSLWEINVKAPWRLTRAAFPYLKQSGEGRIINLVSMSGKRVKGTLAGYSASKFAFLALSQSMRNVGWDDGIRATAICPSFVNTDMVKEVNLAPQMMTQPEDVAKVISTVLSLPNTAYIGEVLINFGLEK